The Candidatus Omnitrophota bacterium DNA window GAAGGAGAGAGATATGACGGGGCAGATGATAAAATATTGTGTGAAAGTAGTAACAGTAGTTACAGTTTTGGCTGTTTGCGCGGGGCCGTTAGCTTTCGCGGAAGGGAAAATAGGTTATGTCGATCTTAGAAAGGCTTTTTATGAATATGAGAAAGCCAACTCACTTGACAAGCAGCTCACAGACCTTACGGAAAAACGCCAGAACGAGAGAAAGACCAAGATAGACGCGATCACCAAGCTGAGGGAAGAGGCCGAACTCCTGAGCCCGGAAGCAAAAAGCAAGAAACAGACCGAGATCGATCTCAAGTTGGTACAGCTTCAGGAATTTGATAGAGAGGCCAGGCAGGAACTTCTCACGAAAAAGAACGATATGTTCAAAGAGGTAATAACCGACATACAGAACGTAGTGGATGATTTCGGTAAAAAAGGCGACTATGATTATATCCTTGATTCAAGGAATATCATGTTCTCAAAGCCCGAATTCGATATGACGGACCAGGTCATAAAACAGCTTAACAAAAAGTGATCCATCTGAGTATATTCCCGGGGGCGGGTATCGACACCTTGCAGAAAGAAGGACGATACTGCCCCCGGACCGTTTAGGGGAGATATGTGAAATGTCGAGACAGGCGACCATAGAAAGGGATGTCAGTTTTTCCGGGATCTCCCTGCAGGAAGGGAAAAAGGTCGAGATCATCTGCAGGCCAGCCCCGGCCGGGACGGGTATAGTCTTTATCCGGACCGACATAGGCCCTGATGCCCGGATCCCCCTGAACGAGAAGACGATATCCACCGGACCCGACAGGAGGACCACGCTAAGTGTTCCCGGCGCGGAAGTTCAGACCATCGAACATTTCATGTCAGTATTATGGTGCCTTTCCATCGATAATATATATGTAGAGCTTAACGCGGAGGAGATGCCGGCCATGGATGGCAGCGCCGGCGGGTTTCTTGAGGTGCTGAGACCGGCTGGTAGGAAAGAACAGGACCGGCCACGACGGATCATCGAGATAAACAAGGAATTCCGGGTCGAAAAGAACGGGGCTTATGTGGCGGTGTATCCGGCGGAAGGGTTCGTAGTCTCATATTCCATAGACTATGGAATACCCTCTATCCCTTCCGAAAAGATGGAAGTCGAACTTTCTCCGTCCGTGTTCGAGAAAGAAATACTGCCGGCCAGGACCTTTTGTCTCAAGGAAGAGGCGGAAATGCTCCTCAAGGCGGGACTCGGCAAAGGGGCGACGTTCGAGAATACACTTGTAATGGCCGCGGACGGGCCTGTTGATACAAAGCTAAGGTTCAGCAATGAGCCTTTAAGGCATAAGATGCTTGATCTTGTCGGGGACCTGTACCTTACAGGACGTCCGCTAAAGGGCAGGATCGAAGCCGTAAGGTCGGGACACAGGCTTAACGCTGAAATGGTCCGATATCTGTACCGGGAATATAACGCGCAATGAACCATATTGAATAGGAGAGGGATAATGGAAAAAAAGGTATTGGATGTAAAGAAGATCATGTCATTTATACCGCACAGATACCCGTTCCTTCTGGTCGACCGGGTCATCGATTACGAAAAGGACAAGTGGATCACGGCTATAAAGAACGTGACCATCAACGAGTCTTTTTTTCAGGGACATTTCCCGGGCGAGCCGATAATGCCGGGTGTGTTGCAGATCGAAGCTTTGGCACAGGTTGGCGGCATACTGGCGTTGATGTCCGACGATGAAAGTGATACTTCCGAAAAACTGGCCTTTTTCATGACGATCAATAACGCTAAGTTCAGAAAACCTGTGGTGCCCGGAGACCAGCTCACCATGAAGGTGGAGATAGTCAAAAGGGTGAGAAAGAACATAGTGCAGACCCACGGTAAGGTGCTGGTGGATGACACGGTAACATGTGAAGCCGACCTTATGTTCAGCATTTTCGACAAAAAATAAAGGACAGCTGGAATGGATAAGATCGGTATAATAGCCGGTAAAGGCGCTCTCCCCATGGAATTCCTGGATGAAGCGCGGCAGGATGGCCGGAAAATAACGGTCTTTGCACTGCAAGGCATCACGGATAAGACGATCACGGAGCATGCTGAAAAAGTGTATTGGCTAAAAGTGGGTGAATTCAAGAAATTCGCGTTCCTTTTGATACGGGACAGGATCAAACAGCTTGCTCTTCTTGGTAAGGTGGATAAGTCCATACTTTACCGCGAGCACGGACAGGATGACGAATACAGGAAAAGCTATGCCCGTATAGGGGACACCAAGGATTACTCCATACTGCAGGAGGTCACGCGAAGACTGGGCTTTATCGGGGTAAGCGTGATGGATAGCACGGTATATCTTAAACATTTGCTGCCCGAAAAAGGGTTTCTTGGAAGTGTAAGGCCTGATGATACCACGGAAAAAGATATCAGCTTTGGATACGATATCGCGAAAAAGATATCAGGTATGGATATCGGCCAAACGGTCGTAGTGAAGGGCGGGACCATCGTAGCTGTCGAAGCCATAGAGGGGACTGACGAAACGATAAAGCGCGCAGGGGCCCTTGCCGGTTCCGGGTGTGTCATGGTAAAGGTAAGTCGTCCCCATCAGGATATGAGGTGGGATGTGCCCACGATAGGGGCCGATACGATAAGAACGCTTGTTGAGAACAAGTTCAAGGCCCTCGCGATAGAAAGCGGCCGAATGTTCGTGATGGACAGGCAACAAGTGGCGGACATGTCGGGACAGGCGGATATTACGATCAAGGTTATTTGATCAGATACGATCCTTGCCCGCAAAACGGGCTATAGCTTTTGCGGCTCTTCCTGCCGCACCCTTTTCTCCCAGGGAACGTTTTACTTCCCTAATAGCGGCCAACATAGCCTCCCTTTTACCTCGATCGTTAATGATATCAAGTAAATGGCGCGACAGTTTTTCAGGCGTGAAGTCGTTCTGGAGGAGTTCCGGTACCACTGTTCTGCCGGCGACCACATTGACAAGGCCTATGTCGCGGACCTTAGCGAACAGTTTGAAAAGGGCATATGTAAGGAACCCGCTCTTGTATACTATTACCATTGGTCTTTCCATCATGGCTGTCTCGAGCGTAGCTGTGCCGGAAGCCACTACGGCTATATCACAATCCGACAGGCAGGAGAACGCGTCG harbors:
- a CDS encoding OmpH family outer membrane protein, with protein sequence MTGQMIKYCVKVVTVVTVLAVCAGPLAFAEGKIGYVDLRKAFYEYEKANSLDKQLTDLTEKRQNERKTKIDAITKLREEAELLSPEAKSKKQTEIDLKLVQLQEFDREARQELLTKKNDMFKEVITDIQNVVDDFGKKGDYDYILDSRNIMFSKPEFDMTDQVIKQLNKK
- the lpxC gene encoding UDP-3-O-acyl-N-acetylglucosamine deacetylase, yielding MSRQATIERDVSFSGISLQEGKKVEIICRPAPAGTGIVFIRTDIGPDARIPLNEKTISTGPDRRTTLSVPGAEVQTIEHFMSVLWCLSIDNIYVELNAEEMPAMDGSAGGFLEVLRPAGRKEQDRPRRIIEINKEFRVEKNGAYVAVYPAEGFVVSYSIDYGIPSIPSEKMEVELSPSVFEKEILPARTFCLKEEAEMLLKAGLGKGATFENTLVMAADGPVDTKLRFSNEPLRHKMLDLVGDLYLTGRPLKGRIEAVRSGHRLNAEMVRYLYREYNAQ
- the fabZ gene encoding 3-hydroxyacyl-ACP dehydratase FabZ, which produces MEKKVLDVKKIMSFIPHRYPFLLVDRVIDYEKDKWITAIKNVTINESFFQGHFPGEPIMPGVLQIEALAQVGGILALMSDDESDTSEKLAFFMTINNAKFRKPVVPGDQLTMKVEIVKRVRKNIVQTHGKVLVDDTVTCEADLMFSIFDKK
- the lpxI gene encoding UDP-2,3-diacylglucosamine diphosphatase LpxI (LpxI, functionally equivalent to LpxH, replaces it in LPS biosynthesis in a minority of bacteria.) translates to MDKIGIIAGKGALPMEFLDEARQDGRKITVFALQGITDKTITEHAEKVYWLKVGEFKKFAFLLIRDRIKQLALLGKVDKSILYREHGQDDEYRKSYARIGDTKDYSILQEVTRRLGFIGVSVMDSTVYLKHLLPEKGFLGSVRPDDTTEKDISFGYDIAKKISGMDIGQTVVVKGGTIVAVEAIEGTDETIKRAGALAGSGCVMVKVSRPHQDMRWDVPTIGADTIRTLVENKFKALAIESGRMFVMDRQQVADMSGQADITIKVI